A stretch of DNA from Halorubrum sp. BOL3-1:
GGGTGATCGGGTCGTTCCCGCCGCCCTCTCGGAGAGCGTCACCGAGGACGAGGTTCGGACGTTCGATGTCGGCGAGGGCGTCGTCGGGGCCACGGTCGCCGAGGAGCGGACGATGGTGGTCGACAACCTCAGCGCCGACCCCGCGGACCCGGACGACTTCGAGGACCCGGTGGCCCCCGGCCGTGGGGCCTCGTGGGGCGACCGACGAGAGGGGGCGGAGGTGGCCGACCCGGTCGCCGATGACATCCGGTCGGCGATCAGCGTTCCGATCGGGTCTCACGGGGTTTTACAGGCCGTTTCGGACGGATACGCCGCGTTCAGCGACCGCGACGTGGAGTTCGCGGAGCTTCTGGCGTCGCACGCGGCCGACGCCGTCGAACACACCGAGACGGAGAACGCGCTCCGACGGGAGCGAGACCGGCTGACGGCGCTGTTCGACGACCTCCCGCTCCCGGCGGGGAGAACCGTCATTTACGACGACGGGAGCCGCCGGCTCGACGCGACGAACGAGGCGTTCGATGAGACGTTCGGTTACTCCGCGGACGAGCACGGGTACGCCGAGATACGCGACGCGGTCGTCCCCGGAGGCGCTGACCGGATCGACGGTGAGACTGTGCTTGAAAACGGTAGACCGAGCCGGGTCGAGGCTCCGCGGCATACGACCGACGGACTCCGCGATTTTATTCTCCACGTCATTCCCGTCGAGCGGTCGGACGAGGCGATCGTTTACAGCATCTACGCCGACATCGACGATCAAAAGCGCGTCGAGCGGACGCTCCGGCGGCTCCACGCGACGACCCGGGGGATGTTCGGCGGCGAGGGGCGCGAGGAGGTCGCGGCGCTGGCCGCCCGGACCGCGATCGACACCCTCGGGTTCCCGACCAGCGGCGTTCGACTGTACGAGCCCGAGGCCGACGTCCTCAGCCCGACGGCGATAAGCGAGGAGGCGACCGAGGCCTTCGGGGACCGGCCGGCGTTCGGTCCCGGCGACGGCCGCGTCTGGGAGACGTTCGAGTCGGACGAGCCGCTCGTCGTCGACGACCTCGACGCGGTCGACACCGAGGTCGGGTACGGCGCCCTCCGCAGCCTCCTCGTCGTTCCGCTGGGCGACCACGGCGTCATGCCGCTCGGCGCCCGCGAACCCGAGTTCTTCGACGAGACCGACGTCCAGCTCGCGCGCGTCCTCGCCGCGAACGTCACGGTCGCGCTCGACCACGCGGAACGGACCCGACAGCTCCGCGAGCGCGACGCCGCGCTCGAACGCGAGATCGAGCGCTTAGAGAAGTTCGCCGGACTCGTTTCACACGACCTCCGGAACCCCCTCAACGTCGCCGCCGGCCGGACGGATATGGCTCGGTCGGTGGCCGACGATCCGGCCGTCCGGGAGGAGCTGGACCGGGTCGAGAACGCCCACGACCGGATGTCGCAGCTGATCGACGACCTCCTCGCGTTGGCCCGGCAGGGACGGACGGTCGACGAGTTCGAATCGGTCGACCTCGCCGACGCGGCCGAGCGGGCGTGGCGGACCGTCGACACGGCGGACGCGACCCTCGACGTCTCGGTGGCGACGGAAGCGGTCGATGCCGACCCCGAGCGACTCCGGACGCTGCTGGAGAACCTGTTCACCAACAGCGTCGAACACGGTTCCACGAGCAGCCAGACGCAGTCCGGCGACGGCGTGGAACAGGGGGTCGACTCCGGCGACGGAGCCACGGACCTCACCGTCTCCGTCGGGACGGTCCCGGAGGGGTTCTACGTCGCGGACGACGGGGCCGGCTTCGACATCGACCCCGAGGAGGCGGTCGAGTACGGGCGCTCCGGCGACTCGGACGGGACGGGATTCGGGCTCGCGATCGTCCGCGAGGTCGCGGCCGCGCACGGCTGGTCGACGGCCGTCGACTCCGACGGGCCGCCCGGCGCCGACGGCGTCACCGGCGCCCGGTTCACGTTCCGCGTCTCTGGGTGACCGAGCGTCGGCCGACCGAGACGGATAAAACAGGGGTTGTAGTGCGCGACGACCGCACAGGCGGGCCACGGTTATGCGCGATTCGCCCGTGTAAATGAAGTATGGAAAAAGGAACTCGCGAGCTGCTCGAACCGCTCCCGCCGAGCGCCAAGTTGGTCTACTACGTGCTCGACGCGGAGGGCCGGTTCGACCAGACCGGCCTCGCCGAGGAGACTCGTCTCTCCACTCGCACCGTCCGATTCGCGGTCGAGAAGCTCACCGAGGTCGGCCTCGTCGAGGAGGGGCTGTGCCCCCGAGACGCCCGTCGGTCGGTCTATCAGGCCGTTCCGCCCGCGGAGCGCGACGCCGCCGGCGAGGCGGAGGCTCCCGCCGAGTCGACTGCGGCCTCGGAGGCGGACTCGACTTCCGCCGCGGTCGCCGAGGACTGACAGGGTCGCTGAGAACTCACCGACCGTCCCCCTCTCCTCGCGCCGTCTGCTCTCGGATGCCCCGATCCGTCGCGCTTTTGCCCCCGGAACCGATACCGTACACACTCAGATGGCGACGTACCACATCGAAACGTACGGCTGTAGCTCGAACCGGGGAGAGAGCCGGGAGATCGAGCGCGCCCTCCGCGACGGGGGGCACCGCCCGGCCGACGGCCCGGAAGACGCGGATGTCGCCATCCTCAACACCTGTACCGTCGTCGAGAAGACCGAACGGAACATGCTCCGGCGCGCCGAAGAGCTGGCGGAGACGACCGCCGACCTCGTCGTCACCGGCTGTATGGCGCTCGCGCAGGGCGAGCTGTTCGCGGAGGCGGACGTCGACGCCGAGATTCTCCACTGGGACGAGGTCCCCTCGTACGTGCTCAACGGCGAGTGCCCGACGGTCACCCCCGACGCCGAGCCGGTCCTCGACGGCGTGATCGGCATCCTCCCGATCGCGCGCGGCTGTATGAGCAACTGCTCGTACTGTATCACCAAGTTCGCAACCGGACGCGTCGACTCGCCGCCGGTCGAAGAGAACGTCGAGAAGGCGCGGGCGCTGGTCCACGCCGGCGCGAAGGAAATCCGCGTCACCGGCCAGGACACCGGCGTCTACGGCTGGGACGAGGGCGAGCGGAAGCTCCCGGAGCTGCTCGACCGGATCTGCGACATCGAGGGCGACTTCCGGGTCCGATTGGGGATGGCGAACCCCGGCGGGATCCACGGGATCCACGAGGAGCTGGCCGAGGTGTTCGCCGCGAACGAGGAGCTGTACGACTTCGTCCACGCGCCGGTCCAGTCCGGCTCAGACGACGTGCTCGCGGACATGCGTCGCCAGCACCGCGTCGAGAAGTTCCGCGAAGTCGTCGAGACCCTCGACGACCGGCTCGGCCACTGGACGCTCTCGACCGACTTCATCGTCGGCTTCCCGACCGAGGACGACGAGGACCACGAGCTGTCGATGGACCTGCTCGCTGAGGTCCGGCCGGAAAAAATCAACGTCACCCGCTTCTCGAAGCGTCCCGGCACGGACGCCGCCGACATGAAGGGACTCGGCGGGACCATCAAGAAAGAGCGCTCGAAGGCGATGTCCGAGCTGAAGATGGAGGTCGTCGGCGAGGCGTACGAGTCGATGGTGGGCGAGCGCTTCGACGTCCTCGTCGTCGAGGAGGGGACCGGCGACTCGGTGAAGTGCCGCGACGGCGCCTACCGCCAGATAATCGTCCAGCACGCGGACGAACGCGGGGCCGAGGTTGGCGACTTCCTCACCGTGAAAGTGACCGGCCACAACACGGTGTACGCGTTCGGTGAGCCGGTCACGACGGGGGAGACAGCCGGAAGCGATTCGGCCGAAATCGACTCAAGTAAAACGGACACGGCAGAGCGCGATCCGGTCGAGGGCGACTCCGTCGAGCGCGACGATCGCCCCGAGTCGACGGCCTCCTCGGCGTAACGGCTCGGACACCGGACCGCCCCGTCCGCAGCGAAGACCGGCAGTCAGACTCGGTTCGTTTCGTCCGACTTCGACCCGTCCGGCTTCGAACCCCTCTATCTCGAATTTCTCGACCCGTACCGTCCCGGCTCGGGACCCCTCGCGTTCCCGCCGACCGAACGTGGGGACTCGGGTCGACGGGGGAGCCGGATCCGGACGACGGTCCCCTGCGGGTCGTTCTCGTCGAACTCGACCGTCCCGCCCGCTCGGGTCACGGTCCAGTGTATCAGCCACAGCCCGAGTCCCTCGGTGTGTTCGAGCGGCGTCTCCTCGTCGTTCTGGAGGGTCCGTCGCTCGACCTGCGGGATCCCCTTTCCGGTGTCTTCGATGACGAGGGTCGTCGCGTCCGGGTCCCGCCGCACGCGCACCGTGATCGTCACGTCGTCGTCGTTGTGTTCGATCGCGTTCCGAAGCGCCTCCTCGAACGCGAGCGGGAGCGACGGATGCGTTCGGACGACACAGCTGTCGGGAAGCTCCGTGTGAACCGTGGTGCCGGGCGACTCCGCGGTCAACTGGGCCACACGCGCCTCGACGACGGCGACGAGATCGAACGACTGGAGCGTTTCGGTCCGCCAGATCGAGGCGATGCGCCGCGTTCGCTCGCTCGTCTCGACGAGCCCCTCCAAGTGGCTCCGAGCGATCCCCGCCCGCTCCGCGATCGTCGCCCTGTCGACCGCGTCCTCGATCCCGTCGAGGTGACCGAGCGCGACCGAGAGTTCGTTGCGGATGTTGTGGCGAAGCACGCGGTCGTTGATCGAGAGGAGGGTCGTCAGCTCCTGAGCCTCGGTGAGCCGTTCATCGGCCTTCACCACGTACAGGCCCGCCCGCGATCCGACCGCCGCCCCGAGGCTGGCCGCGAACGAGACCAGGAAGGAGAGCTTGAACGCGTGGTGGCTGAGCAGCCAGATGAGCCACACGACGCCGGCGAGCGCTGGGAACGAGAGAGCCGTCAGACCCCCGATCCGAACCGCCCGCCATCGCCCGGGGACGGAGACGTCCCACTCGGGCAGGTCGTACGCTGTATAGAGGACGATACCGGAGAGACCGACGATGAGCGCGGACTCGAACAGCACTCCCACGCCCCCGCCGGCGAACGCCACGTGCCGCACGCCGAGAGCCGCGCAGATCCCGCCGAGCGCGACGAAGCCGTTTCGGGGCGAGACGTGGAAGTCCATCGGGCGCCGTACTCCTCCCCGACGGTTATGCGTTTCCCGCCGGTCGGACCGTCTCGACCGGGCTACTCGTCGTAGATCAGATCGACCTCGTCGGCGAACCGGTCGAGGATGTTCCGCCGCTTCTTTTTCATCGTCGGGGTGAGCAGGTCGTTCGCCTCGGTGAACTCCTCTTCGACGATCCGGAACCGCTTGATCTGCTCGTAGGACTCGAACTCTTCGTTCACCCGGTCGACCTCCGCTTGAATCCGCTCGCGGACGCGGTCGTCACGGCAGATCCCAGCGGGGTCGTCCGGGAGGTCGATCCCGTCGTCGTCGTCGGCCCACGCCCCGAGCCGCTCGAAGTTCGGGACGACGAGCGCGGAGACGAACTTTCGACCGTCGCCGAGGACGACGCACTGCTCGACGAACTCGTTCGCGGCGAACCGGTCCTCGATCGGGCCGGGCGCGACGTTCTTCCCGGTCGAGAGCACGAGCAGCTGCTTGGCGCGCTCGCGGAAGGCGACGTACCCGTCCGGCCGGAGCTGGACGATGTCGCCGGTGCGGAACCACGGCTCTGCGGCGACATCGCCCGACTCGTCGGACCCGGTCCCGTAGACGTCGACGCGCTCGTCCGGCGGGGTCCCCGCGGTCACGGTGTCGCCCGGGAGGTCGCTCGGGTCGACGAACGCCTCCGCGGTCGCGTCCGGTCGATTCCAGTAGCCGTCGGTCACCTGCGGTCCGCGGACGAGCAGTTCGCCCGCGTCGCCGGACAGCTCCGAGACCTCCTCGCCCACGACCCCGCCGTCGATCGCGACCTCCGTGTCGACGACCGGCGGCCCGATGGTGCCGACCTTCGGCCGCTCCGGCGGGTTGACGCTGATGACGGGAGACGTCTCCGTCAGGCCGTACCCCTCCAGTATCGGCAGGTCCATCGCGTGGTACAGCGCGCACAGCTCGGCCGACAGCGACCCGCCGCCGGAGATGAAGAAGTCGATGTTGCCGCCGATCGCCTCTCGGACCGACGAGAAGACGAGCCGGTCCGCGACCGCGCGCTTGGCGTCGAGGAGGGCGCCGGGGTCGTCGCTTTCGTGGTGGGCTCGACCGACATCGACCGCCCACTCGAAGATTCGCTCCGTGACCGGTGACTCGCTCGCCTGCTCGCGGATCGCGTCGTACAGCTTCTCGTAGACCCGCGGGACGCTGGTCGTCGTCGTGGGACGCACCAGTCCGAAGTCCTCGCGGAGCGTGTCGGGGCTCTCCGCGTACGCGACGGTCGCGCCCGCGACGAACATCATGTAGTGGCCGGCCATCCGCTCGAAGACGTGCGCGAGCGGGAGGAAGGAGAGCGTCGTCGACTCGGCGGAGATGCCGGGGACCTCGGAGTCTCGATCGTCTCGGTCCGCGAACCGCCGGTAACACTGCGAGACGTTGTCGCGGAAGTTCGCGTGCGTGAGCCGGACCCCCTTCGGTTTCCCGGTCGTCCCGGAGGTGTAGATCAGGCTGGCGAGATCGCCGGTGTCGGCCGCGTCGATCCACCCCTCGTAGGTCGCCTCGTCGAACGCCGCGGCGCCGAGCCCGTGGAGTCCGCCTAGCGTGTACACGTCGTCGACCGACACCTCGTCGGTGGCCGAACTCTCGCCGCGGTCCGATCCAGCGTCATCGTCGGCCGGTTCTCCGTCACGGATTTCCGCCGCCACGTCGGCGGCGTCAACGTCGTCGACGGTCACGATTGCGTCGAGGTCATGTTCGAGGTCGTCTCGGACGCGGAGCACGTCGCCGAGCATCTCGCGGGTCTCGGCGACGACGACGGTCGCTTCCGGGTCTTCCAGCAGGTACCGGAGCTGGGTCGGCGAGGAGGAGGCGTACACGGTCGTCACCACCGCGCCGGCGGCCAGCGCGGCGAAGTCCGTCTGCGCCCACTCCATGCGGGTCTCCGAGTACATCGCCACCCGCGTGTCGCTGTCGACGCCCAACTCCCGGAACCCCGCAGCGAGGTTCCGGACGACCCCGCGCATCTCGGCGTACGTCAGGTCGGCGTACCCCCCCGCGGGTGCCGGCGAGACGACTCCGGCCGCGACGAGCGATCGGTCGTGGACCCCTCCCTTGTAGCGCTGCGCGAGCCGGTCCGCGTGCCGCTGCGTGGTCCGCTCGAACATTCGCGGGAGCGTCTCTCGGGCGATTGCAGGGTCCGTGAACGCTCGTTCCGCCTCCTGCCAACTCATACGCCCCCAGTTCCGCCCTACCCTCATAAACGACCCGGTAGTTTTGAGTTTCTTCGCGCTCGCTCTCCGTCTCGGAGAACTATTGCCGTCTCTCCGGGCCGGAGAAGCGTCTACTTCCTCTGTGCCGTCTCCGCGCCGTCCGCTCCGCGCGGCCGAGCCGGACGGCAAACTCGCTCGGCGGTCGGTTTCGACGGTCACCGCCGAGGCGTCCTCCCCGGGGGTCAGCGGTCGGCGGCGATTCGCGTTCCGACGCCGTCTCGGTCCGCGCGGATCCGGTCCGCGAGCTCCGCCACCTGCGCCAACACCGGGTAGCGCGGCCCGTCGGTGGATCCGTAGAGATAGCCGTAGAACGTCCGCTCGTGGTCGTCGTCGAGGGCGGGCGTCAGCGGCGGGTCGTCGAGCGAGCGCTGTCTGTCGGCCGCGAGCTCGTCGCACTCCCGTTCGAGCTCCGCCAGTCGGTTCCAGACGTCGATCGCCGCGTCGGTCTCGTGCCCGGAACGAACGCCCTCGACGTGGGCGAGCAGTCGCCGGCGACGGCGGTCTTTCCCGGAAATATCCGTCTCCCGGTCGGCCAACTCGTCGAGTTCCTCGTCGATCGCGCCGGCCAGTCGCTCGCGCGCGTCCGCGGCGTGCCGGCTCCGATTGACGAGTGCCGACTGGGCGCCGCTCGACAGCCCTCCGTCGGTCGCCAGCGCGGTCGCCGCGTCGGGACCGAGTTCGGCCGCCAAGCTCTCAGTCGCCGTCTCGTCGTACTCCTCTCGGTAGTGTGACAGCGACAGCACGGTGTCGTCGTACGCGGCCAGCACCCGCCGGAGCGTCACGTCGCCGCCGGCCGGCCCGCCGCCCGGTGGGATCCCGCTTCCGCCCGAGCCGATACCGCCGAACGCGCCGGCTGGAACGCCGGACGGGGTCGAGTCCATCGCGACCGGGACGGTGTCCATCTCGGCCACCCGGGCGGCGAACGACTCGAACGCGTCCCGCCCGTCGAGGACGCGACGCCGTTCGCTCCGGCAGGCCGCCTCGGCGTCGCGGACGTACGCGAACGCGAGCATCGCGAGAACCCCGACGAGCGCCACCGCAGTGATAGCCCCCGGCTCGGTCACGAGCGCTCCCAGCTCACACCAGACGTTCGTACACCCCGCTGCCACCTCCTGATCGGGGATCTGAAAGACCGCCGCCGAACCCGTATATACACTCATTACGCTTGTTAACACGTTACACGCACAAATCACTTTGGTTCGATGTCCGGGCGTCCGTCGCGACGCGATCGGCTTTCGTCCGGTTCGGGCGGAGACTCGGACACAGACGCGGGCGTCGGTTCGGG
This window harbors:
- a CDS encoding HAMP domain-containing sensor histidine kinase yields the protein MDFHVSPRNGFVALGGICAALGVRHVAFAGGGVGVLFESALIVGLSGIVLYTAYDLPEWDVSVPGRWRAVRIGGLTALSFPALAGVVWLIWLLSHHAFKLSFLVSFAASLGAAVGSRAGLYVVKADERLTEAQELTTLLSINDRVLRHNIRNELSVALGHLDGIEDAVDRATIAERAGIARSHLEGLVETSERTRRIASIWRTETLQSFDLVAVVEARVAQLTAESPGTTVHTELPDSCVVRTHPSLPLAFEEALRNAIEHNDDDVTITVRVRRDPDATTLVIEDTGKGIPQVERRTLQNDEETPLEHTEGLGLWLIHWTVTRAGGTVEFDENDPQGTVVRIRLPRRPESPRSVGGNARGPEPGRYGSRNSR
- a CDS encoding ArsR family transcriptional regulator; this encodes MEKGTRELLEPLPPSAKLVYYVLDAEGRFDQTGLAEETRLSTRTVRFAVEKLTEVGLVEEGLCPRDARRSVYQAVPPAERDAAGEAEAPAESTAASEADSTSAAVAED
- a CDS encoding long-chain fatty acid--CoA ligase; amino-acid sequence: MSWQEAERAFTDPAIARETLPRMFERTTQRHADRLAQRYKGGVHDRSLVAAGVVSPAPAGGYADLTYAEMRGVVRNLAAGFRELGVDSDTRVAMYSETRMEWAQTDFAALAAGAVVTTVYASSSPTQLRYLLEDPEATVVVAETREMLGDVLRVRDDLEHDLDAIVTVDDVDAADVAAEIRDGEPADDDAGSDRGESSATDEVSVDDVYTLGGLHGLGAAAFDEATYEGWIDAADTGDLASLIYTSGTTGKPKGVRLTHANFRDNVSQCYRRFADRDDRDSEVPGISAESTTLSFLPLAHVFERMAGHYMMFVAGATVAYAESPDTLREDFGLVRPTTTTSVPRVYEKLYDAIREQASESPVTERIFEWAVDVGRAHHESDDPGALLDAKRAVADRLVFSSVREAIGGNIDFFISGGGSLSAELCALYHAMDLPILEGYGLTETSPVISVNPPERPKVGTIGPPVVDTEVAIDGGVVGEEVSELSGDAGELLVRGPQVTDGYWNRPDATAEAFVDPSDLPGDTVTAGTPPDERVDVYGTGSDESGDVAAEPWFRTGDIVQLRPDGYVAFRERAKQLLVLSTGKNVAPGPIEDRFAANEFVEQCVVLGDGRKFVSALVVPNFERLGAWADDDDGIDLPDDPAGICRDDRVRERIQAEVDRVNEEFESYEQIKRFRIVEEEFTEANDLLTPTMKKKRRNILDRFADEVDLIYDE
- a CDS encoding GAF domain-containing protein, which encodes MNSDPAGPTTGTDPPAADASGSGGDAPRRVLFVDDEPGAADLAATHVERLVDDIETVTRLSPDEALDVVREERVDCVVSDFDMPGRDGLEFLKSARSTDPELPFVLFTGKGSEEIASDAISAGVTDYLQKGAGRDRYEMLANSVDNALGRRRAERDLREVNAKVTAIHEFATGLASVTDVTTVFERTVDAAEEILEFDRCVVARRRGDRVVPAALSESVTEDEVRTFDVGEGVVGATVAEERTMVVDNLSADPADPDDFEDPVAPGRGASWGDRREGAEVADPVADDIRSAISVPIGSHGVLQAVSDGYAAFSDRDVEFAELLASHAADAVEHTETENALRRERDRLTALFDDLPLPAGRTVIYDDGSRRLDATNEAFDETFGYSADEHGYAEIRDAVVPGGADRIDGETVLENGRPSRVEAPRHTTDGLRDFILHVIPVERSDEAIVYSIYADIDDQKRVERTLRRLHATTRGMFGGEGREEVAALAARTAIDTLGFPTSGVRLYEPEADVLSPTAISEEATEAFGDRPAFGPGDGRVWETFESDEPLVVDDLDAVDTEVGYGALRSLLVVPLGDHGVMPLGAREPEFFDETDVQLARVLAANVTVALDHAERTRQLRERDAALEREIERLEKFAGLVSHDLRNPLNVAAGRTDMARSVADDPAVREELDRVENAHDRMSQLIDDLLALARQGRTVDEFESVDLADAAERAWRTVDTADATLDVSVATEAVDADPERLRTLLENLFTNSVEHGSTSSQTQSGDGVEQGVDSGDGATDLTVSVGTVPEGFYVADDGAGFDIDPEEAVEYGRSGDSDGTGFGLAIVREVAAAHGWSTAVDSDGPPGADGVTGARFTFRVSG
- a CDS encoding tRNA (N(6)-L-threonylcarbamoyladenosine(37)-C(2))-methylthiotransferase, with the translated sequence MATYHIETYGCSSNRGESREIERALRDGGHRPADGPEDADVAILNTCTVVEKTERNMLRRAEELAETTADLVVTGCMALAQGELFAEADVDAEILHWDEVPSYVLNGECPTVTPDAEPVLDGVIGILPIARGCMSNCSYCITKFATGRVDSPPVEENVEKARALVHAGAKEIRVTGQDTGVYGWDEGERKLPELLDRICDIEGDFRVRLGMANPGGIHGIHEELAEVFAANEELYDFVHAPVQSGSDDVLADMRRQHRVEKFREVVETLDDRLGHWTLSTDFIVGFPTEDDEDHELSMDLLAEVRPEKINVTRFSKRPGTDAADMKGLGGTIKKERSKAMSELKMEVVGEAYESMVGERFDVLVVEEGTGDSVKCRDGAYRQIIVQHADERGAEVGDFLTVKVTGHNTVYAFGEPVTTGETAGSDSAEIDSSKTDTAERDPVEGDSVERDDRPESTASSA